A stretch of the SAR86 cluster bacterium genome encodes the following:
- the lipA gene encoding lipoyl synthase: MENLIPTKTIKENGVVAVKNGIKPNSNKLIPIERKPTWLRVKSQNSRKFREIKSIVTDKKLHTVCEEAMCPNIQECWSHGTATFMLLGSVCTRACKFCSVDTGNPKGKLDEDEPMKVANSIANMGLKYAVLTSVNRDDLSDGGAGHFSDTIRAIKEKAPKVIIEALVPDFLGDTKSLEILLDSNLEVFAQNLETVRRLTRRVRDPRAGYDQTLKVLNHAKQNSPKIITKTSLMFGLGETEEDILVAFEDIKRVGVDVLTLGQYMRPTINHLPVEKWYTPDEFEYFKKLAIEIGFLEVASGPMVRSSYRADRIAHLI; the protein is encoded by the coding sequence ATGGAAAACTTAATACCTACTAAAACTATTAAAGAAAATGGCGTAGTTGCTGTAAAGAATGGCATAAAACCCAATTCAAATAAGCTTATTCCGATTGAAAGAAAGCCTACATGGCTAAGAGTAAAATCACAAAACTCAAGAAAGTTCAGAGAGATAAAGAGTATTGTCACCGATAAGAAGCTTCATACTGTCTGTGAAGAGGCGATGTGCCCAAACATTCAGGAATGTTGGAGTCATGGCACAGCAACCTTTATGTTGCTGGGTTCTGTTTGTACTCGTGCCTGCAAATTTTGTTCAGTTGATACTGGAAACCCTAAGGGTAAGTTAGATGAAGACGAGCCAATGAAAGTTGCTAACTCAATTGCTAATATGGGTTTAAAGTATGCCGTTTTAACTTCTGTCAACAGAGACGATTTGAGCGATGGAGGTGCAGGACATTTTTCTGATACCATTCGAGCCATTAAAGAAAAAGCTCCAAAAGTAATTATCGAAGCATTAGTTCCTGATTTCCTTGGAGATACGAAATCTTTAGAAATACTTTTAGATTCAAATTTAGAAGTATTTGCTCAAAACCTTGAAACAGTAAGAAGATTGACTAGACGCGTAAGAGATCCGAGAGCTGGATATGATCAAACCTTAAAAGTTTTGAATCATGCAAAGCAGAACTCTCCAAAAATTATTACAAAAACAAGTTTAATGTTTGGACTCGGTGAGACTGAAGAAGATATCTTGGTAGCTTTTGAAGATATCAAAAGAGTAGGAGTAGATGTGCTCACTCTCGGTCAATATATGCGACCTACTATAAATCACTTACCAGTTGAAAAGTGGTATACACCGGATGAATTTGAATATTTTAAAAAACTTGCAATAGAAATTGGCTTTTTAGAAGTTGCTTCTGGACCAATGGTACGTTCATCCTATAGGGCCGATAGAATAGCCCATCTTATTTGA
- a CDS encoding TRAP transporter small permease subunit, with protein sequence MEGVSRYLDRFSELTGKICSWFVAIMVLITCLVVIMRYGMDMGSVFLQDVVLYLHGSLFLLGAAFALKRGAHVRVDIFYRNFNESKKALVDLLGNVIFLQPVCWTILFYSWGYVEFSWRIMEVSPEPDGLPFVYIQKSLLIAVAVLLSLQSLSEILKSYLVIKHHG encoded by the coding sequence TTGGAAGGCGTTAGTAGATACTTAGATAGATTTTCAGAATTAACTGGAAAGATTTGCTCATGGTTCGTTGCAATAATGGTTCTTATAACTTGTCTCGTGGTTATTATGAGATATGGCATGGATATGGGTTCTGTTTTCTTGCAAGATGTAGTTCTGTATCTTCATGGTAGTTTATTCCTACTGGGTGCTGCGTTTGCCCTAAAAAGAGGAGCTCATGTCAGAGTAGACATCTTCTATAGAAATTTTAATGAGTCTAAAAAAGCTCTTGTAGATTTACTTGGTAATGTCATTTTTCTCCAACCGGTATGTTGGACAATACTTTTTTATTCATGGGGTTACGTGGAATTCTCATGGAGAATTATGGAGGTTTCACCCGAGCCAGACGGTCTACCCTTTGTTTACATACAAAAATCTTTGCTAATAGCAGTTGCTGTTCTACTCTCGCTTCAAAGTCTTTCCGAAATCTTAAAATCATATCTAGTTATTAAGCACCATGGTTGA
- a CDS encoding nucleoside triphosphate pyrophosphohydrolase family protein has translation MKNTEKFFETYCDFVTKVTSDPSLKIEDLKKSLDEIQDNSPIDTPRLLTAALGLGSETGEFVEIVKKMILQGKPADQDNIFHMKRELGDVMWYWVTACMALDLNPVEVISENQKKLEARYGEQFTIDQSEVRAKGDL, from the coding sequence ATGAAAAATACAGAAAAATTCTTTGAAACTTATTGTGATTTTGTAACAAAAGTAACTAGTGATCCGAGCTTAAAAATAGAGGACTTAAAAAAGTCTTTAGATGAAATTCAAGATAATTCACCTATCGATACCCCTCGTTTACTTACTGCTGCTCTTGGTCTGGGAAGTGAGACAGGAGAATTTGTAGAAATAGTAAAAAAAATGATTCTACAAGGTAAGCCGGCCGATCAGGACAATATCTTTCATATGAAAAGAGAATTAGGAGATGTGATGTGGTACTGGGTTACAGCTTGTATGGCTTTAGACCTTAATCCAGTCGAAGTGATTTCAGAAAATCAAAAGAAACTTGAGGCGCGATATGGTGAACAGTTCACAATAGACCAAAGTGAAGTTAGAGCGAAAGGAGATCTGTAG
- the uvrD gene encoding DNA helicase II: protein MRVDVSEIFESLNEPQRNAVTSESKNLLVLAGAGSGKTRVIAHRVAWLIKAENINPHSILTVTFTNKASREMRGRIEDIVQEEMGNFWCGTFHGISHRLLRTHWEEAGLRKEFAILDSEDQYRVIKRVIKSMGLDDTKWPPRQIQWFINKQKDECRRSKDVEVADDYFAEKMAEVYKVYEELCERESLVDFGELLLRVYILLKSNEEVLKHYQRRFSHILVDEFQDTNEVQYQFLRLLADGGACFMSVGDDDQSIYGWRGAKSENINRFTTDYKNTEIIRLEQNYRSTSVILNAANAVIKNNQGRMGKELWTDQKEGEPISIYSAYNEDDEARYVVGSIQNWVNQGRSLDEVAILYRSNAQSRVLEEAILRESLPYKIYGGLRFYERAEIKNAMSYLRLLYGREDDAAFERVINIPPRGIGAKTIDIIRAKAAEKNISLWKACEELIDVEEFTARASQSIQGFMSSFNTLESDTRDLPLRDIVDMAIERSGLIEYHKKEAGEKGRTRVENLSELVGAARDFEPDSFDELEESALKMFIDHAALDAGETQASEHESAIQLMTLHSAKGLEFPMVFITGFEEGLFPHKLSIEDPNQLQEERRLCYVGMTRSMEKLFVTHAEMRNLYGSENFNPASRFLREIPDELTVEVRTGGNVSRTAKTSSSRVSGEVPDTNFKLGQRVLHEAFGEGVILNYEGEGANARVEVNFDTSKTKWLMVAYAKLQNI from the coding sequence ATACGTGTGGATGTATCAGAAATCTTCGAAAGTTTAAATGAACCCCAAAGGAATGCAGTAACCTCCGAATCTAAGAATTTACTCGTTCTTGCGGGCGCAGGCTCAGGAAAAACAAGAGTTATTGCCCATCGAGTGGCATGGCTTATCAAAGCTGAAAATATAAATCCACATTCAATTTTAACTGTTACTTTTACCAATAAAGCTTCTAGAGAGATGCGAGGGAGAATTGAAGACATTGTTCAAGAAGAGATGGGAAATTTTTGGTGTGGAACTTTTCATGGAATCTCGCATCGATTATTAAGGACACATTGGGAAGAAGCTGGGCTGAGAAAGGAATTCGCGATTCTGGACTCAGAGGATCAATACAGGGTAATTAAGAGAGTCATTAAGTCAATGGGTTTGGATGATACCAAGTGGCCTCCACGACAGATACAATGGTTTATAAATAAGCAAAAAGATGAATGCAGAAGATCAAAAGATGTAGAAGTAGCAGATGACTATTTCGCTGAAAAGATGGCCGAAGTATATAAGGTTTATGAAGAGCTTTGCGAGAGAGAAAGTTTAGTAGATTTTGGAGAATTACTTCTTAGAGTTTATATATTACTCAAAAGCAACGAAGAGGTCTTGAAGCACTATCAAAGAAGGTTTAGCCATATATTGGTAGATGAATTTCAAGATACTAATGAAGTCCAATATCAGTTTTTGAGACTTCTAGCTGATGGTGGCGCATGCTTTATGTCTGTAGGAGATGATGACCAATCAATTTATGGTTGGAGAGGTGCAAAAAGTGAAAACATAAATAGATTTACAACTGATTATAAAAATACTGAAATAATTAGACTAGAGCAAAACTATAGATCAACCTCAGTTATTTTAAATGCTGCAAATGCAGTCATTAAAAATAATCAAGGAAGAATGGGAAAGGAACTTTGGACTGATCAGAAAGAAGGAGAACCAATTTCTATATATTCAGCTTACAACGAAGATGATGAAGCTAGGTATGTTGTCGGCAGCATACAGAATTGGGTAAACCAAGGAAGAAGTCTTGATGAAGTTGCTATCCTTTATAGGTCCAACGCACAATCAAGGGTACTTGAAGAGGCAATTCTAAGAGAATCTTTACCCTATAAGATTTATGGTGGTTTGAGATTCTATGAAAGAGCGGAAATCAAGAATGCTATGAGTTACTTAAGACTCTTATACGGTAGAGAAGATGACGCAGCATTTGAAAGGGTTATCAATATTCCACCAAGGGGTATAGGTGCTAAGACCATAGATATAATTAGAGCTAAAGCCGCCGAAAAAAATATATCTCTATGGAAAGCTTGTGAAGAATTGATAGATGTCGAAGAGTTTACAGCTAGAGCATCTCAGTCCATTCAAGGGTTTATGTCTAGTTTTAATACTCTTGAGTCAGATACGAGAGATTTACCACTCAGAGATATAGTTGATATGGCTATTGAAAGAAGTGGGCTTATCGAATACCACAAGAAAGAAGCTGGTGAAAAAGGCAGGACAAGAGTTGAAAATTTATCGGAGTTAGTTGGTGCTGCCCGAGATTTTGAACCTGATTCTTTTGATGAACTGGAGGAGAGTGCCTTAAAGATGTTCATAGATCATGCTGCCCTTGATGCAGGTGAGACTCAAGCTTCAGAGCACGAGTCAGCGATACAACTTATGACACTGCATTCTGCCAAAGGACTAGAATTTCCTATGGTTTTCATAACCGGATTTGAAGAAGGACTCTTTCCACATAAATTATCTATAGAAGACCCAAATCAGTTACAGGAAGAGAGGAGACTCTGCTATGTAGGTATGACCAGATCTATGGAAAAATTATTTGTGACTCATGCAGAAATGAGAAATTTATACGGCTCGGAGAATTTTAATCCTGCTTCAAGGTTTTTAAGAGAGATACCCGATGAGCTAACCGTTGAGGTTCGCACAGGTGGCAATGTCTCTAGAACTGCAAAAACTAGTTCAAGTAGAGTTTCTGGAGAAGTTCCGGATACAAATTTTAAATTAGGACAAAGGGTTCTGCATGAGGCTTTCGGAGAAGGTGTGATTCTCAATTACGAAGGCGAAGGGGCCAATGCGAGAGTAGAGGTTAATTTTGATACAAGTAAAACTAAATGGCTCATGGTTGCTTACGCTAAACTGCAAAATATATAA
- the lipB gene encoding lipoyl(octanoyl) transferase LipB, with product MKNLEFRDLGLEKYQDTWKRMQDTVNQKLGNEPDELWFAEHYPVYTLGHAAEEKNIIQNNNIPVVRTDRGGQVTYHGPGQLMIYFLLNLRRLGWGPKKLICELENIMIDLLSKYGVDAKRKIGAPGIYVQEKKIASIGLKIKKGHCYHGISFNVDMDLKPFEGIATCGFDSLEVTQLKDLSPVSIKTIKQDLVNILREYDSEAA from the coding sequence TTGAAGAATTTAGAATTTAGAGATTTAGGTTTGGAAAAGTATCAAGATACTTGGAAGCGAATGCAGGACACAGTAAATCAAAAGTTGGGAAATGAACCAGATGAGTTATGGTTTGCGGAGCATTATCCTGTTTACACTCTAGGACATGCTGCTGAAGAGAAAAATATAATTCAAAATAATAATATTCCAGTAGTGAGAACAGATAGAGGTGGTCAGGTAACTTATCACGGACCAGGACAGCTGATGATCTACTTCCTCTTGAATTTAAGAAGGTTGGGTTGGGGTCCAAAAAAATTAATTTGTGAGCTCGAAAATATAATGATTGATCTCTTAAGTAAATACGGAGTAGATGCAAAAAGAAAAATTGGTGCACCAGGTATCTATGTTCAAGAAAAAAAAATAGCTTCAATAGGTCTCAAAATAAAAAAAGGTCATTGTTACCATGGTATAAGTTTTAATGTAGATATGGACCTAAAGCCTTTTGAAGGAATAGCTACATGTGGATTTGACTCCCTAGAAGTAACTCAACTTAAAGATCTATCGCCCGTATCAATTAAAACAATTAAACAAGACTTGGTGAACATACTAAGAGAGTATGATTCTGAGGCTGCATAA
- a CDS encoding acyl-CoA dehydrogenase family protein gives MNLQFTQEELDFQKEVRDWITENYPEDMKDRLMNSPNGHVTKEEHVKWQQALYSKGWAGVNWPKEYGGASFTASQKYLFSKEMAAARAPGFTAFGISMVAPVIMAFGTDEQKAKYLPDILSSKVWWCQGYSEPGSGSDLASLKTKAEDKGDHYLVNGAKTWTTMAQHADMIFCLVRTSQEDIRQKGISFLLIDMHSEGIEVQPINTLDNTPIGHHEVNTVFFEDVKVPKENLIGEEGKGWTYAKYLLEFERGNGYSSELYQQLQQLKAKADLEDVNGNKLSDDQSFMEEIAKLEVQINAMEATELRILGSLSAGQNVGPESSLLKTRGTEIGQAITELAVELVGYYGLPFHNPGPEIGNNEPAIGSRFANTAAPRYFNYRKASIYAGSNEIQRNIMAKLVLGLS, from the coding sequence ATGAACTTACAATTTACACAAGAAGAATTAGATTTTCAAAAGGAAGTAAGAGACTGGATAACGGAAAATTATCCTGAAGATATGAAAGATAGACTCATGAACTCTCCTAATGGCCATGTTACTAAAGAAGAACATGTTAAATGGCAACAAGCGCTTTATTCTAAAGGTTGGGCTGGTGTAAATTGGCCTAAAGAATATGGTGGTGCTTCTTTTACTGCTTCACAAAAATATTTGTTTAGTAAAGAGATGGCGGCAGCAAGAGCCCCTGGCTTTACTGCTTTTGGCATTTCAATGGTTGCCCCCGTTATCATGGCTTTTGGTACTGATGAACAGAAAGCAAAATATCTTCCCGATATTCTTTCTTCAAAAGTGTGGTGGTGTCAGGGTTATTCTGAACCAGGATCTGGTTCGGATCTTGCCTCACTTAAAACAAAAGCTGAAGATAAAGGGGATCACTACCTTGTGAATGGAGCCAAAACCTGGACAACAATGGCGCAACATGCCGATATGATTTTCTGTCTTGTTAGAACAAGTCAGGAAGATATAAGGCAGAAAGGAATTTCTTTTTTACTCATTGATATGCATTCTGAAGGAATCGAAGTCCAACCGATTAATACCTTAGACAATACTCCAATAGGACATCATGAAGTCAATACTGTGTTTTTTGAGGATGTCAAAGTACCAAAAGAAAACTTAATTGGTGAAGAGGGCAAGGGCTGGACTTATGCAAAGTATTTATTGGAGTTTGAGAGAGGTAACGGCTATTCCTCAGAGCTTTACCAACAACTTCAACAGCTGAAAGCAAAGGCGGACTTAGAAGATGTTAATGGTAACAAGTTATCGGATGACCAAAGTTTTATGGAAGAAATTGCTAAATTAGAAGTGCAAATTAATGCAATGGAAGCAACTGAGTTAAGGATTTTAGGAAGTCTATCAGCCGGACAGAATGTCGGTCCTGAGTCATCTCTCTTAAAGACTAGAGGGACTGAGATAGGTCAGGCTATAACAGAACTGGCGGTAGAACTGGTCGGTTACTACGGATTGCCATTTCATAATCCTGGTCCTGAGATCGGAAATAATGAACCCGCCATAGGCAGCAGATTTGCTAATACTGCAGCACCAAGATATTTCAATTATAGAAAGGCTAGTATTTATGCTGGGTCTAATGAAATACAAAGAAATATAATGGCAAAACTAGTTTTAGGTTTAAGTTAA
- a CDS encoding TRAP transporter large permease subunit: MVEFIPLLMFGVICLVLLAGFPVAFSLAGTALIFAGLGVITGTFESAFLGAIPNRLYGDMTNMTLVAVPLFVFMGVLLEKSNLAQDLLSNMAEVIGGFRGSLAISVIFVGALIAASTGIVGATVIAMGLISLPIMLSRNYDPSLSAGTICATGTLGQIIPPSIALVILGDVLSAAYQQSQLSIGNFSARTVSVGDLFMGAIIPGLILVFCYAFYVIIRAYLSPKMAPSQVVTIVSGKWKILLTSLLPPFILITSVLGSILLGIATPTEAAGVGALGAILLAVSKSSLTRANLTEAVETTTEITAMVFMILLGSSIFSLVFRGFGGDDLITGIFTELPGGAFGAVLVVMVIIFLLGFILDFIQITLVVVPIVGPALLMLGVDPIWLGIMIAINLQTSFLTPPFGFALFYLRGVAPDTLATKAIYRGVIPFILIQLGVLIALAIFPELVTALPQAVYGN; this comes from the coding sequence ATGGTTGAATTCATACCACTGTTAATGTTTGGTGTAATTTGCTTAGTCTTACTAGCAGGCTTTCCTGTAGCCTTTTCATTAGCAGGAACTGCACTTATTTTTGCTGGATTAGGTGTAATCACAGGAACCTTTGAAAGCGCTTTCTTAGGAGCAATTCCAAATAGGCTTTATGGAGATATGACAAATATGACTCTTGTCGCGGTTCCTTTATTTGTTTTCATGGGTGTTCTGCTAGAAAAATCAAATCTAGCTCAAGACTTACTGAGTAATATGGCGGAGGTTATTGGTGGTTTTAGGGGTAGCCTAGCTATATCTGTCATATTCGTTGGAGCCTTAATTGCAGCAAGTACAGGAATAGTTGGTGCCACAGTCATAGCAATGGGATTGATTTCTTTGCCTATCATGTTGTCTAGAAACTATGACCCTAGTCTTTCTGCAGGAACTATCTGCGCGACTGGGACTTTAGGTCAAATTATTCCGCCTTCAATAGCATTGGTGATATTAGGAGATGTTCTTTCTGCTGCTTATCAACAATCTCAGCTGAGTATTGGTAATTTCTCCGCAAGAACTGTTTCAGTGGGTGATCTGTTTATGGGGGCAATTATTCCCGGCCTTATTTTGGTTTTTTGCTACGCATTTTATGTAATCATTAGAGCTTATCTTTCGCCTAAAATGGCTCCGTCTCAAGTAGTAACTATAGTCTCTGGAAAGTGGAAAATATTACTGACATCTTTACTTCCTCCATTTATCCTAATAACTTCTGTATTAGGATCTATTCTTTTGGGTATTGCTACCCCAACAGAAGCGGCTGGTGTTGGAGCTCTCGGAGCTATTTTACTAGCTGTAAGCAAAAGCAGTCTAACTAGGGCAAACCTCACTGAAGCTGTTGAAACAACAACAGAAATTACTGCTATGGTTTTTATGATACTTTTAGGGTCATCAATTTTCTCATTGGTGTTTAGAGGATTTGGAGGAGATGACCTCATAACCGGTATCTTTACAGAATTACCGGGAGGAGCGTTTGGAGCCGTCTTGGTAGTTATGGTGATAATTTTCTTACTAGGTTTCATATTAGATTTTATTCAAATTACACTAGTCGTGGTTCCTATTGTTGGACCGGCATTATTAATGCTGGGAGTCGATCCCATTTGGTTGGGTATAATGATTGCCATAAATCTTCAAACATCTTTTTTGACTCCTCCATTCGGTTTTGCTTTATTTTATTTAAGAGGTGTAGCACCAGATACCCTCGCAACGAAGGCTATATATAGAGGGGTTATCCCTTTTATTCTTATTCAGCTGGGAGTTTTGATAGCTCTAGCTATTTTTCCAGAGTTGGTGACTGCACTACCACAAGCAGTTTACGGAAATTAG
- a CDS encoding TRAP transporter substrate-binding protein, translating to MKRILAIGTFFVLVSCSSTEEFTSEDQGCFSNGAKNYKWTMVTTWPKNFPGLGMGPENFSKYVNEMTCGRMQIKVYGAGEFVPALGVFDAVSQGNVQLGHGASYYWTGKVKSSQFFTAVPFGLTAQEMNGWLHYGGGMQLWEEAYEPFNIIPLAGGNSGVQMAGWFKKEINSLSDLKGLKMRIPGLAGEVFTRAGAETVTLPGNEIFLSLQQGVVDAAEWVGPYNDLTFGFHQVADYYYYPGWHEPGSTMEIIINKQAYEALPDDLKAIIKYAAKSANQEMLDEYTARNNKALTELVEKHDVDLRKLPDNVLIELKKITEEVMEDFIKDDPMAQRVYKSYTEFKEQVINYHRISEKAYIDTRELD from the coding sequence ATGAAAAGAATATTAGCTATAGGGACTTTCTTTGTTTTGGTTTCTTGCTCGAGCACAGAAGAATTCACCAGTGAAGATCAAGGATGTTTTTCAAATGGAGCAAAGAATTATAAATGGACTATGGTGACTACTTGGCCTAAAAATTTTCCTGGGCTTGGCATGGGGCCAGAAAATTTTTCTAAATACGTAAATGAAATGACTTGTGGAAGGATGCAAATAAAAGTTTACGGAGCTGGAGAATTCGTCCCTGCTTTAGGAGTTTTTGATGCCGTTTCACAAGGAAATGTCCAGCTTGGACATGGAGCATCTTACTATTGGACAGGAAAAGTAAAATCTTCTCAATTTTTTACCGCAGTACCCTTTGGACTCACTGCTCAAGAAATGAATGGTTGGCTTCACTATGGAGGGGGTATGCAGCTTTGGGAAGAAGCTTATGAGCCTTTTAATATAATCCCATTAGCTGGAGGTAATTCCGGAGTCCAGATGGCTGGTTGGTTCAAAAAAGAAATTAATTCTTTGAGCGATCTAAAGGGACTTAAAATGAGGATACCAGGTTTAGCTGGTGAAGTATTCACTAGAGCAGGTGCAGAAACGGTAACCCTGCCGGGTAATGAAATTTTTCTTTCTTTGCAACAAGGCGTGGTTGATGCTGCAGAGTGGGTTGGACCATATAATGATTTGACCTTCGGCTTTCATCAAGTCGCTGATTATTACTACTACCCTGGATGGCATGAACCTGGCTCAACTATGGAAATTATAATAAATAAACAAGCTTATGAAGCTCTACCAGACGATTTAAAGGCAATAATTAAATATGCTGCTAAATCGGCTAATCAAGAAATGCTTGATGAATATACTGCTAGAAATAACAAAGCTCTTACAGAGCTTGTTGAAAAGCATGATGTTGATCTTAGGAAGTTACCAGACAACGTCCTCATAGAATTGAAGAAAATAACTGAGGAAGTTATGGAAGATTTCATAAAAGATGATCCAATGGCACAGAGAGTTTATAAATCTTATACCGAGTTCAAAGAACAAGTAATCAACTATCATAGGATTTCTGAGAAGGCATACATAGATACAAGAGAATTGGATTGA
- the yaaA gene encoding peroxide stress protein YaaA, protein MLILVSPAKTLDYESNINFDDFSVASHLSDSEILIKELQKKSPEDLSSLMGLSEKLSALNFERNMNWTKPIKPNGTARQSIFAFKGDVYQGLDALSLSKSEINYAQENLCILSGLYGLLKPLDLMYPYRLEMGTKFKTERGNNLYDFWGTKISTSINRIAKDNKSKAIVNLASVEYFSVLKNKEIDLPVINPVFKDFKNGEYKIISFFAKKARGTMARFIIQNKIKKADELQEFNIDGYRFSKKDSKEYSPVFLRKV, encoded by the coding sequence ATGCTGATATTAGTTTCTCCTGCAAAGACTCTAGATTACGAGTCTAATATAAATTTTGATGACTTCTCAGTAGCCTCACATCTTTCTGATAGTGAGATTCTCATAAAAGAATTACAGAAAAAGAGTCCGGAAGACCTATCCTCCTTAATGGGGTTAAGCGAAAAATTATCTGCTCTTAATTTTGAAAGAAATATGAATTGGACTAAGCCTATCAAACCAAATGGTACTGCTAGGCAATCAATCTTCGCTTTCAAAGGAGATGTTTATCAAGGCTTAGACGCGCTTTCTCTTTCCAAGTCAGAAATTAATTATGCTCAAGAAAATCTATGCATATTATCGGGACTCTATGGCTTACTTAAGCCGTTGGATCTTATGTACCCTTACAGATTGGAAATGGGGACTAAATTTAAAACTGAACGGGGTAATAATCTATATGATTTTTGGGGAACGAAGATTAGTACCTCTATTAATCGGATTGCTAAAGATAATAAATCAAAAGCAATTGTAAATTTAGCATCTGTAGAATATTTTTCAGTTCTCAAAAATAAAGAAATAGATTTACCAGTTATCAATCCTGTTTTTAAGGATTTTAAAAATGGCGAATATAAAATTATAAGTTTCTTCGCCAAGAAGGCTAGGGGAACGATGGCTAGATTTATTATTCAAAATAAGATAAAAAAAGCTGATGAGCTTCAAGAATTTAATATTGATGGTTATCGCTTCAGCAAAAAGGATTCTAAAGAATATTCGCCCGTCTTCTTAAGAAAAGTTTAA
- a CDS encoding crotonase/enoyl-CoA hydratase family protein, which translates to MEYTCFDLEITNKIAHIKMSRPDEFNTMNKAFWSELPHLVESISDDASARVIVLSGEGKHFCAGMDLANFSPSDKQPNAHMGMRKESGYRVTLDLQHTITCLEKARMPVIAAVQGACVGGGVDLATATDMRYCTSDAFFCIQEINIGMAADVGTLQRIPRLIPEGVVRELAYTGRRFLPEEAMKHGLVNEVFETKEEMMKRVMEVAAEIASKGPLAIAGTKESLNYGRDHTVEESLNHIALWNTAVGISDEMSVAFKAKAENTEPEFEDMLPRRKYLDGEVGV; encoded by the coding sequence ATGGAATACACTTGCTTTGATTTAGAAATTACAAACAAAATAGCTCATATCAAAATGTCTAGACCAGACGAATTCAATACCATGAATAAAGCTTTTTGGTCCGAGCTTCCTCACTTAGTTGAGAGTATCTCAGATGATGCATCTGCGAGAGTTATAGTATTGTCAGGAGAAGGTAAACACTTTTGTGCAGGAATGGACTTAGCTAACTTCTCTCCATCAGATAAACAACCCAATGCTCATATGGGTATGAGGAAAGAATCTGGATATCGAGTGACACTAGATCTACAACACACAATTACTTGCTTGGAAAAGGCCAGAATGCCTGTAATTGCAGCTGTACAAGGTGCTTGTGTAGGTGGTGGTGTAGACCTCGCTACAGCTACAGATATGAGATACTGCACATCGGATGCCTTCTTCTGTATTCAAGAAATAAATATCGGTATGGCTGCGGATGTAGGTACCTTACAAAGAATTCCCAGACTAATACCTGAAGGTGTGGTCAGAGAATTGGCTTATACAGGTAGAAGATTCCTTCCAGAAGAAGCAATGAAACATGGTCTTGTAAATGAAGTATTTGAAACTAAAGAAGAAATGATGAAAAGGGTTATGGAGGTGGCTGCTGAAATTGCGTCAAAAGGCCCTCTTGCTATCGCGGGAACAAAAGAATCACTCAATTATGGAAGAGATCATACTGTGGAAGAATCATTGAATCATATAGCATTGTGGAATACTGCAGTTGGAATTAGCGACGAAATGTCAGTTGCTTTTAAAGCAAAGGCAGAGAATACTGAACCAGAATTCGAGGATATGCTTCCAAGAAGAAAATACTTGGACGGAGAGGTAGGCGTTTAA